The following are from one region of the Stanieria cyanosphaera PCC 7437 genome:
- a CDS encoding hybrid sensor histidine kinase/response regulator — protein MKIEDDELRELYKASSTERIGKLEQGLLHLEQNPQDQVKLEELLREAHTLKGDSRMLGLNEIEMLIHQLEDCLAAIKRGEETFNPQTCDRYYQALDAISQLVHQAITGEEANVNTFQVLAALMGAEVELASQTVSSPADDLFADSTPTTLDSNKLSKDDLLGDFASTVTPTNPNLIPESKTSNVKPASDQIIDTIRVEPEKLDALMAQAGELTVAKQRINNQVNHIQQISDICSELNQNKLNYRLLFRKIEQSLSAEYLKSFHDFLAHTQTSLEQLETLVDQLQERSEEDSTNLDLVSNRLEKGIRNLRLLPLSNVFNLFHRLVRDLGKDQKKQIQLSIEGGNTLVDKRILEELKDPLLHIIRNAIDHGIETPSERQSKGKPATATIQLRGYQIGSSVIVEIKDDGRGLDLEQIKQTALRKGIHTEAELAQMSREQIQALIFASGFSTRTKITDISGRGVGLDVVRANVDKLKGSIEVTSTPNQGCQFSLRLSSAIATTKALILKVNQNSYALPIEFVTKILLLSQQDIFTLTGDRTIVIDECPVPVAWLADILELPLNIPAFATVNNISHKNIPCIIVRSGKELIGILIEEILTQQEIILKPQSKLIQRVRNFAGATILDHGEVCMVLNAQDLAHSISKGSQINTTQLLESIQIKPSLLLVEDSIVIRTQMKRILESAGYQVTTAVDGLDGFNKLRKGKFDGIISDVEMPNLDGLSLTERIRQYPEYRELPIILVTTLAKDEDKRRGAQAGANAYLTKGDFDQTLLLDTLNRLV, from the coding sequence ATGAAAATCGAAGACGACGAACTCAGAGAATTATATAAAGCTTCTAGCACAGAAAGAATTGGTAAGCTTGAACAAGGTTTACTTCATCTCGAACAAAATCCCCAAGATCAAGTCAAATTAGAAGAATTATTGCGAGAAGCTCATACCCTCAAAGGTGATTCGCGGATGTTGGGGTTAAATGAGATCGAAATGTTGATTCATCAACTAGAAGATTGTTTAGCTGCCATTAAAAGAGGAGAAGAGACTTTTAATCCTCAAACTTGCGATCGCTATTATCAAGCCTTAGATGCTATTTCACAATTGGTTCATCAAGCTATTACAGGCGAAGAAGCCAATGTCAATACTTTTCAAGTTTTAGCTGCCTTAATGGGAGCAGAGGTAGAGCTTGCTTCTCAAACAGTATCTTCACCAGCAGATGATTTGTTTGCCGATTCAACTCCCACCACGTTAGATTCAAATAAGTTGTCTAAGGATGATTTATTGGGAGATTTTGCTTCTACTGTTACGCCAACCAATCCCAATTTAATTCCAGAATCAAAAACTAGTAATGTCAAACCAGCTAGCGATCAAATCATTGATACCATTCGAGTTGAACCAGAAAAATTAGATGCTTTAATGGCACAGGCGGGAGAGCTAACCGTAGCCAAACAAAGAATTAATAATCAAGTCAACCATATTCAGCAAATTAGCGATATTTGTTCAGAATTAAATCAAAATAAACTCAATTATCGTTTATTGTTCCGTAAAATCGAACAAAGTTTAAGCGCAGAATATCTCAAATCTTTTCATGATTTTTTGGCTCATACTCAAACAAGTTTAGAGCAGTTAGAAACTTTAGTCGATCAATTACAAGAGCGTAGCGAAGAAGATAGCACTAACTTGGATTTGGTTAGTAATCGACTAGAAAAAGGAATTCGCAACTTAAGACTTTTACCACTATCAAATGTCTTCAACCTATTTCATCGTTTAGTTAGGGATTTAGGTAAAGATCAGAAAAAACAAATTCAACTATCAATTGAAGGTGGTAACACTCTGGTTGATAAACGAATTTTGGAAGAACTAAAAGACCCCTTATTACATATTATTCGTAATGCGATCGATCATGGCATTGAAACACCTTCAGAAAGACAAAGTAAAGGAAAACCAGCAACAGCTACCATTCAGCTTCGCGGTTATCAAATCGGTAGTAGCGTAATCGTCGAAATCAAAGATGATGGCAGAGGATTAGATTTAGAACAAATTAAACAAACAGCTTTACGGAAAGGAATTCACACCGAAGCAGAATTAGCTCAAATGAGTAGAGAACAAATTCAAGCTCTTATTTTTGCGTCGGGATTTTCAACTCGTACTAAAATTACTGATATTTCTGGTAGAGGTGTTGGTTTAGATGTTGTTCGTGCTAATGTCGACAAACTTAAAGGCAGTATCGAAGTAACCTCCACTCCCAATCAAGGTTGTCAATTTAGTTTAAGATTAAGTAGTGCGATCGCGACAACAAAAGCCTTAATTCTCAAAGTTAATCAAAATTCTTACGCCTTACCAATTGAATTTGTTACTAAAATTTTACTTTTATCCCAACAAGATATCTTTACCTTAACAGGCGATCGCACTATTGTAATCGATGAATGTCCGGTACCAGTAGCTTGGTTAGCAGATATTTTAGAACTTCCTTTAAATATTCCTGCCTTTGCTACAGTTAATAATATTAGCCACAAAAATATTCCTTGTATTATTGTGCGATCGGGAAAAGAATTAATTGGTATTCTGATTGAAGAAATCCTGACGCAACAAGAGATTATTCTGAAACCTCAAAGTAAATTAATTCAACGAGTACGCAATTTTGCTGGAGCAACCATTCTCGATCATGGAGAGGTTTGCATGGTGCTAAATGCTCAAGATTTAGCGCACTCTATTAGTAAAGGTAGTCAAATTAATACGACTCAACTTCTAGAATCTATCCAGATAAAACCATCTTTATTGTTAGTCGAAGATTCAATTGTCATTCGTACTCAAATGAAACGCATTCTTGAAAGTGCAGGTTATCAAGTGACAACTGCGGTAGATGGATTGGATGGTTTTAACAAACTGAGAAAGGGCAAATTTGATGGGATTATTTCTGATGTAGAAATGCCCAATTTGGATGGTTTATCTCTAACTGAAAGAATTCGTCAGTATCCAGAATATCGAGAGTTACCAATTATTTTAGTGACTACTTTGGCTAAAGATGAGGATAAACGCCGAGGCGCACAAGCAGGTGCTAATGCTTATCTGACTAAAGGTGATTTCGATCAAACTTTACTGCTAGATACTCTGAATCGATTAGTTTAA